Proteins encoded in a region of the Magallana gigas chromosome 8, xbMagGiga1.1, whole genome shotgun sequence genome:
- the LOC117689620 gene encoding leucine-rich repeat-containing protein 24-like codes for MRYNQIDTVEINSFEGLSNLEILDLSENRLSEITGKILSDLPKLMELLLDGNQIATLDEDAFEGLLNLQKLSLTRNNIVILTMDMFVTTPTLQYLYIEKNPLNCTCALEQLMIFMKTSGMLAYNSRNDLLCSSPRHVRKVYIIDVPFDNLECDTVYGKYYTCNFSIHTFPSYRNRQYDKII; via the exons ATGAGATACAACCAGATTGACACGGTAGAGATCAATAGTTTTGAGGGATTATCAAATCTTGAAATTCT AGATCTATCCGAGAACAGATTATCAGAAATAACTGGAAAAATACTATCGGATCTACCCAAGCTAATGGAAct attgTTGGATGGAAACCAAATTGCCACGTTAGACGAAGATGCTTTCGAAGGACTTTTGAACTTACAAAAATT GTCATTGACAAGAAACAATATCGTGATTTTGACTATGGATATGTTTGTGACGACTCCGACTTTACAGTATCT GTATATCGAAAAAAATCCTTTGAACTGCACTTGCGCTTTGGAACAACTGATGATATTTATGAAGACTTCAGGAATGCTAGCGTACAATTCAAGAAACGATCTGCTCTGCAGCAGTCCAAGACATGTTAGGAAAGTATATATCATCGACGTTCCATTTGACAATTTGGAATGTGACACGGTATATGGcaagtattatacatgtaactttagtATTCACACCTTTCCATCTTATAGGAACAGACagtatgacaaaataatttaa